The genomic interval CATCTTGGAGAGGATCCTGATTTGGGTTTCAGGCCAATGGACGAGGAGTAATCTCCCTGATTCCGATGCCCGTTCTCTTTTTCTTGATCAATTATTGTACCACAACCAGGCTGACTGTTTATATTTTGTCTGCAGCGTGATCTCTCCTCCCGTGGATACTACTATGAACGTTGAAGGCACAGTCGGTAATGAAGATATACTTAACATGAGACTTGATGAGGACAACGTGCCACAAAGTTTTCCAGGAGTAGAAGTTTTGGATCCTATGGATGTTCAAGATTGTGGTCCAAGTAATCAGAGAATGCGTGAAGATGATAACTTGTCACAAAATGTTCCAGAAATTGAAGTTCTGCGAGAGGCGGTCCCTGATTTAAGTCCAAGAGATGTTCCTATGGTGCCTTCACTAGGTGGTGATCACATGTCTGAATCACACCGTCTTGTAGATGAGAATATAAGTGAGGAAAATCTCTTACCAATCATGGAAGATAAGATGACTCTTCCAAGAACATCATTACCATTTGAGCAAAGTGCAGGACTTCCAACTTCTGCTACTTCGCAAGAGGCACTTGATATGATCGATACACATATTTCATTTAGTAAGTTCAGTTCTAATTACTCCATATTTTGAGTTGAATCTAATTGGTGGTAAATAGCtaacaatattttgtttttggatgcTTTCTTCCGTGTGTTGCAGGA from Cucurbita pepo subsp. pepo cultivar mu-cu-16 unplaced genomic scaffold, ASM280686v2 Cp4.1_scaffold005261, whole genome shotgun sequence carries:
- the LOC111787096 gene encoding uncharacterized protein LOC111787096, yielding MDEDVISPPVDTTMNVEGTVGNEDILNMRLDEDNVPQSFPGVEVLDPMDVQDCGPSNQRMREDDNLSQNVPEIEVLREAVPDLSPRDVPMVPSLGGDHMSESHRLVDENISEENLLPIMEDKMTLPRTSLPFEQSAGLPTSATSQEALDMIDTHISFSKFSSNYSIF